From a single Okeanomitos corallinicola TIOX110 genomic region:
- a CDS encoding alkaline phosphatase, with the protein MAKNTIIMIGDGLGWEMARAAAIYKQIQAGNTGTTLADFYTEGKGLGLNFQTLTGYTYATTYGTTIAGTNGTFNVSNSALNDSNQTINTPTGTAPVREGFAFDPTFNPGTTSSGGATVSEGAVGNLVGYDPERGGINPWTAGTDSSYIKYSYPDSANTATTLYSGIKTYNGATGVDIFEKPVKSVLSEAAELGKSTGLVSSVPIDHATPAAAASAVNNRNKFDSETASLDTILQQELRVYQPTVLLGGGHPLSNTGNPLPDGVEPRDNTYIKETTYQELSNNPTSNIYDYTFLERGANAAEVLANTAAALDPEKGDRLLGLYGARGQDGNLPVSSADGDYSTTGLAMFTNFSTQGQNPDTVRPLLPGETDESFIAREVNENPTLDDLTTAALEVLGKDPDGFWLMVEGGDIDWSAHDNNIDNLIGTVLDFDKAVGSVIDWIEANGGWEDNQLIITADHDHYLNLNDDFPQLLRTLGAEELTAIDTIAESGNSWGNDPTNKYDWGTHTNRPVPVYYQGVDSETLTNSIGQGFESYGFQIPGLVNAVDQVNIAQTLFASVTEANQQELVFGTTGEDTLIASVNIDGVQDTIFTGAGKDEVDLVFNSNARNNRINAGSGDDIIYVNRRDRVFGSAGNDEFDATDALGENRMSGGAGDDTFYLGANDRALGGDGNDIFYVQEGGNNIISGGTGMDQFWIVNGDLPMAANTIVDFAMGVDVLGIGGADVGFENLTLTGNEIMIGGTTVAMLMGVNTSSLTAADFAFV; encoded by the coding sequence ATGGCTAAGAATACGATTATCATGATCGGCGACGGTTTGGGCTGGGAAATGGCTCGTGCTGCTGCTATCTACAAACAAATTCAAGCAGGAAATACAGGTACAACTTTAGCTGATTTCTATACAGAAGGAAAAGGTTTAGGGCTAAACTTCCAAACCCTCACAGGTTACACCTACGCTACTACCTACGGAACTACAATTGCAGGTACTAACGGTACATTTAATGTATCCAACTCTGCTCTTAATGATTCTAACCAAACCATTAACACCCCAACAGGAACTGCTCCTGTGCGTGAAGGTTTTGCATTTGATCCTACTTTCAATCCTGGTACTACATCTAGTGGTGGTGCAACAGTTAGCGAAGGTGCAGTTGGTAATCTTGTGGGTTACGACCCAGAACGAGGTGGGATCAATCCTTGGACGGCAGGTACTGATTCTAGTTACATTAAGTACAGTTATCCTGACTCTGCCAACACTGCTACCACACTCTATTCTGGTATAAAGACTTATAACGGTGCTACTGGCGTTGATATTTTTGAAAAACCAGTCAAGAGTGTTTTATCTGAAGCGGCTGAGTTAGGAAAATCAACAGGTTTGGTATCATCTGTTCCCATTGATCATGCTACCCCTGCGGCTGCTGCTTCTGCTGTCAATAACCGTAACAAATTTGATAGTGAAACTGCTTCATTAGACACCATCTTGCAGCAAGAACTACGTGTTTACCAACCCACTGTGTTACTTGGTGGTGGTCATCCACTTTCCAATACTGGCAACCCTTTACCTGATGGTGTTGAACCAAGAGATAATACATACATTAAGGAAACAACCTACCAGGAGTTAAGTAACAATCCTACCTCCAATATCTACGACTACACATTTTTAGAACGTGGTGCAAATGCGGCTGAAGTTTTAGCAAATACTGCTGCTGCACTTGATCCGGAAAAAGGCGATCGCTTACTGGGTCTATATGGTGCGCGTGGTCAAGATGGTAACTTACCTGTCAGTTCTGCTGATGGTGACTACAGTACCACTGGCTTGGCAATGTTCACCAATTTCTCTACACAAGGACAAAATCCAGATACCGTTAGACCTCTCCTACCCGGTGAAACCGATGAATCTTTCATTGCTAGAGAAGTCAACGAAAACCCCACTCTCGATGATTTAACTACAGCTGCGTTAGAAGTTTTAGGTAAAGATCCAGATGGTTTCTGGCTGATGGTTGAAGGTGGAGATATTGACTGGTCTGCCCACGATAACAATATTGACAACCTGATCGGTACAGTTTTAGACTTTGATAAAGCTGTTGGTTCTGTTATTGATTGGATTGAAGCCAATGGTGGTTGGGAAGATAACCAACTCATTATCACAGCAGACCACGACCATTACCTTAACCTGAATGATGACTTCCCCCAATTACTGAGAACTCTGGGCGCTGAAGAGTTAACAGCGATTGACACAATTGCCGAATCTGGTAATTCTTGGGGAAATGACCCTACCAATAAGTACGACTGGGGAACTCATACCAACCGTCCCGTACCTGTCTACTATCAAGGTGTTGACTCAGAAACTTTAACAAATTCCATCGGTCAAGGTTTTGAATCCTACGGTTTCCAAATCCCCGGTCTTGTGAATGCAGTTGATCAAGTTAACATCGCTCAAACCTTGTTTGCTTCAGTTACTGAAGCTAATCAACAAGAGTTAGTTTTTGGAACTACTGGAGAAGATACCTTAATTGCATCCGTGAATATAGATGGTGTTCAAGACACTATATTTACTGGTGCAGGTAAGGATGAGGTAGATTTAGTATTCAATAGTAATGCTCGTAATAACCGCATCAATGCTGGTAGTGGTGATGATATTATCTACGTAAATCGCCGCGATCGCGTTTTTGGCAGTGCAGGTAATGACGAATTTGACGCTACCGATGCTTTAGGTGAAAACCGGATGTCCGGTGGCGCTGGTGACGATACCTTCTATCTGGGTGCTAATGACCGCGCTTTAGGTGGAGATGGTAATGATATTTTCTACGTCCAAGAAGGTGGAAATAATATCATTTCCGGTGGTACAGGTATGGATCAATTCTGGATCGTCAACGGTGACTTACCAATGGCAGCTAACACCATTGTTGATTTTGCAATGGGTGTTGATGTTTTAGGTATTGGTGGCGCTGATGTTGGGTTTGAAAACCTCACCTTAACTGGTAATGAGATTATGATTGGTGGTACAACTGTGGCGATGTTAATGGGTGTAAATACCTCTAGTTTGACTGCTGCTGACTTTGCTTTTGTGTAA
- a CDS encoding 5'-nucleotidase C-terminal domain-containing protein, translated as MTDFRLQILHTSDLEGGVEAISAAPNFAAIVDNLEDSVENSITLSAGDNYLAGPFFNAAADITFRNSGLFNDIYNELFGLPNETINDSYSGLREGGGRVDISIMNIIGFDASAIGNHEFDLGSETLKLIIEPEFRSAGLADDRWVGSQFPYLSANLDFSADSNLSSLFTADILPNTAFQTNPTASLAGTTTPKIAPATIIEEGGEQIGVVGATTQLLERISSPSGTTVVGTKANDMDALAAILQPVINQLQTQGVNKIIVVSHLQQIALEQELITKLSGVDVVVAGGSDTILANGDDSLRSGDAPANTYPIVTTNADGDPAVIVSTDGEYSYVGRLVVDFDANGILVDANGNPLDEVSDLDLGLNGPVATTEEEVVALWGSTDAAFAEGTKGNQVQQLTSAVEDLVAAEDGSVFGQTEVFIEGRREQVRTQETTLGNLSADANLAFAKTIDPTVQVSIKNGGGIRAAIGELDTDGTLLPTQDNPFSGKQTGEISQLDIVNSLRFNNGLSLLTVTAAELAQILEHGVAASGDGATPGQFPQVGGIKFSFDSDLEAGDRIQSLAIIDPENDQILDVIVENGEVVGDANRQIRLVTLDFLAGGGDNYPFPAFGENRVDVTQPSDATRTGSATFAADGSEQDTLAEFLAANFPIGGNTAFNIVETPPEEDTRIQNLNFREDTVLDVPRELVFGTPDADMLIGGTNNFDAISDIVFTGAGNDQVDVPFGGSRAGDNRVFTGSGMDIIFVGNGDRTFGGSGNDEIDATDATGYRLSGGAGNDIFYLGANGRALGGDGDDIFYVQEGGNNILAGGAGADQFWILTDNAPSIANTIVDFEMGVDVLGIANQSFGFDDLTLTGNDIMIGATTIATLNGVDTSGLTAANFAFV; from the coding sequence ATGACAGACTTTAGACTACAAATTCTTCATACCTCCGACCTAGAAGGTGGGGTAGAAGCAATTTCCGCTGCACCTAACTTTGCAGCAATTGTTGATAACTTAGAAGATTCTGTTGAAAATTCCATAACTCTCTCCGCTGGAGATAACTACCTAGCTGGGCCATTTTTTAACGCCGCAGCGGATATAACTTTTCGTAACAGCGGTTTGTTCAACGATATCTACAATGAACTTTTCGGTCTACCTAATGAAACCATCAATGATAGCTACAGTGGTTTAAGAGAAGGTGGTGGTCGGGTGGATATCTCGATTATGAATATCATCGGCTTTGATGCTTCCGCTATTGGAAATCATGAGTTTGACCTTGGTTCAGAAACTTTAAAACTCATTATTGAACCAGAATTCAGAAGTGCGGGTTTAGCAGATGATAGATGGGTAGGAAGTCAGTTTCCTTACCTATCTGCTAACTTAGATTTTTCCGCAGATAGCAATTTATCAAGTCTATTTACTGCCGATATTCTCCCCAATACCGCTTTTCAAACAAATCCCACAGCATCCCTAGCGGGAACAACTACCCCCAAAATTGCCCCAGCAACAATAATTGAAGAAGGTGGAGAACAAATAGGTGTAGTTGGTGCTACTACCCAATTATTAGAAAGAATTTCCTCTCCCTCTGGAACAACAGTAGTGGGAACAAAAGCAAATGATATGGATGCCTTAGCTGCCATTTTGCAGCCTGTAATCAATCAATTGCAAACCCAAGGCGTTAATAAAATCATTGTAGTTTCCCACCTGCAACAAATTGCTCTAGAACAAGAACTCATTACCAAGTTAAGTGGTGTAGATGTAGTTGTAGCTGGTGGTTCTGATACCATTTTGGCTAATGGTGATGATAGTTTACGTTCGGGAGATGCACCCGCAAATACCTATCCTATCGTTACTACCAACGCAGATGGAGATCCCGCAGTCATTGTTAGCACTGATGGCGAATATTCCTATGTGGGAAGATTGGTAGTAGATTTTGATGCTAATGGTATTTTGGTAGATGCTAATGGTAATCCCCTAGATGAAGTTAGTGATTTAGATTTAGGTTTGAATGGACCAGTTGCAACCACAGAGGAAGAAGTAGTTGCTTTATGGGGTAGTACAGATGCAGCATTTGCTGAAGGTACAAAAGGTAATCAGGTTCAACAGTTAACCAGTGCTGTAGAAGATTTGGTTGCAGCAGAAGATGGTAGTGTTTTTGGTCAGACTGAGGTATTTATTGAAGGTCGTCGGGAACAGGTAAGAACCCAAGAAACGACTTTAGGTAATTTATCTGCGGATGCTAATTTGGCGTTTGCTAAAACTATTGATCCGACTGTGCAAGTATCCATTAAAAATGGTGGTGGTATTCGCGCTGCTATTGGTGAATTAGACACAGATGGAACGCTTCTTCCTACCCAAGATAACCCCTTTTCTGGGAAGCAAACCGGGGAAATTTCCCAATTAGACATTGTTAATTCTTTGCGGTTCAATAACGGTTTGTCTTTGTTGACTGTAACTGCGGCAGAATTAGCACAAATTTTAGAACATGGTGTAGCAGCAAGCGGTGACGGTGCGACTCCTGGACAATTTCCCCAAGTAGGTGGGATTAAATTTAGTTTTGACTCTGATCTAGAAGCTGGCGATCGCATTCAAAGTTTGGCTATTATAGATCCTGAGAATGACCAAATCCTAGATGTAATTGTGGAAAATGGGGAAGTTGTAGGAGACGCAAATCGTCAAATTCGCTTAGTTACCCTAGATTTCCTTGCAGGTGGTGGAGACAACTACCCATTCCCAGCATTTGGTGAAAACCGTGTTGATGTAACTCAACCTAGTGATGCTACTAGAACTGGTAGTGCTACCTTTGCAGCAGATGGTTCGGAACAAGATACACTAGCTGAATTCTTAGCTGCAAACTTCCCTATAGGTGGAAATACAGCTTTCAATATTGTGGAAACACCTCCAGAGGAAGATACAAGAATCCAAAACCTCAACTTCCGGGAAGATACAGTTTTAGATGTTCCTAGAGAACTAGTGTTTGGAACTCCCGACGCAGATATGTTAATTGGTGGAACAAATAACTTTGATGCTATCAGTGATATCGTCTTCACCGGTGCTGGAAATGATCAAGTAGATGTTCCCTTTGGTGGTAGTCGCGCTGGTGATAACCGTGTCTTCACAGGTAGCGGTATGGACATTATCTTTGTCGGAAATGGAGATAGAACCTTTGGTGGTAGTGGAAATGACGAAATAGACGCTACCGACGCTACCGGTTATCGTCTTTCCGGTGGTGCAGGAAATGATATCTTCTACCTGGGTGCAAATGGTCGCGCTTTAGGTGGTGACGGTGATGATATTTTCTATGTCCAAGAAGGTGGAAATAATATCCTTGCTGGTGGTGCTGGTGCTGACCAGTTCTGGATTTTAACTGATAATGCACCTAGTATAGCTAACACCATTGTTGATTTTGAAATGGGTGTTGATGTCTTAGGTATTGCAAATCAAAGTTTTGGTTTTGATGACCTGACCCTAACTGGTAATGACATTATGATTGGTGCAACAACTATCGCTACCTTGAATGGTGTTGATACCAGTGGTTTGACTGCTGCTAACTTTGCATTTGTGTAA
- a CDS encoding alpha/beta hydrolase gives MNMTKNLLVVFGGTTQSNPQKIFTDAELSSNSVDVLQINLLTINSNITFTTNNNEHLNKKWLEAEPSGLLRKLKVTIKLKDLDDNANDFLSKLDEMGKVIEKINWSHSNYTENSDARGMTVEAFNDFSQASQGLILKFLIYLKKINYEYENVFILAHSRGCSLAINALSKFDQGDELDNVLISKIKRVVLLDPVGKNVNNTDETIIPKNAETIKYLSEIGKEIHIVVKSESTNYDYESYADILVGTKQGGHIDSNIHNSPDMRNVYVHIAHMAHEGMLAEKFRHCFSHYNKIIDTGAWKIIYSNEKEVDINLMKESPALKAYIKGDKSASEIDPEPEDVFYEFFNQFQIKSITGSLKDRRRAFVHCVAKKIIAIS, from the coding sequence ATGAACATGACAAAAAATCTTTTAGTTGTTTTCGGTGGAACAACACAATCAAACCCTCAAAAGATATTCACAGATGCAGAGTTGTCGAGCAATTCGGTAGATGTCTTGCAAATCAATCTCCTAACAATCAATAGTAATATTACTTTTACTACAAACAATAATGAACATCTAAATAAGAAATGGTTAGAAGCAGAGCCTAGTGGCTTGTTACGCAAATTGAAAGTAACAATAAAATTGAAAGACTTAGATGATAATGCTAATGATTTCCTTTCTAAATTAGATGAGATGGGAAAAGTAATTGAAAAAATCAACTGGAGTCATAGCAATTATACCGAAAATTCAGATGCTAGAGGAATGACGGTAGAAGCTTTCAATGATTTTTCACAAGCTTCTCAAGGATTAATTCTGAAATTTTTAATTTATCTCAAAAAAATTAACTATGAATATGAAAATGTATTCATTTTGGCGCACAGTCGAGGTTGTAGCTTGGCAATCAATGCCTTATCAAAATTTGATCAGGGTGATGAATTAGATAATGTATTGATATCAAAAATCAAGCGTGTTGTGTTGCTTGATCCAGTGGGAAAAAATGTTAATAATACTGATGAAACAATTATTCCTAAAAATGCAGAAACTATCAAATATCTCAGTGAAATAGGAAAAGAGATACACATTGTTGTCAAGTCAGAATCTACAAACTATGACTACGAAAGTTACGCAGATATTTTAGTTGGTACGAAACAAGGTGGACATATTGACTCTAATATTCACAACTCTCCTGACATGAGAAATGTTTATGTACATATTGCTCACATGGCACATGAGGGAATGTTGGCAGAAAAATTCCGACACTGTTTCTCACATTACAATAAAATAATAGATACAGGAGCGTGGAAAATAATTTATTCCAATGAAAAAGAAGTAGATATTAATTTAATGAAAGAATCCCCAGCTTTAAAAGCTTACATTAAAGGGGATAAATCTGCCAGCGAAATAGACCCAGAACCTGAGGATGTTTTTTACGAGTTCTTTAATCAATTTCAGATTAAATCAATAACTGGTAGCCTAAAAGATCGTCGCAGAGCTTTTGTACATTGCGTAGCCAAAAAAATTATCGCAATATCATAA
- a CDS encoding choice-of-anchor I family protein has protein sequence MTYPIQLKNIGTVNLNGAEISDFDPKSNRLFVTGELNDQPILQIVDVSNPNNPTAVDPINLSSFGGGIQSVAVRPGTGTENSIVAVAISANDITDPGKVVFFDAATLTQLAEVTVGALPDMITFTPDGSKLLVANEGEPNEDYTIDPEGSVSIIDVSGEIASLNNSNVTTADFTAFNDQLDELRADGVRIFGPNASVAQDLEPEYIAVSPDNQTAFITLQENNAVAVLDIANGTITDVLPLGFKNHSLAGNGLDASDRDDTINIQNWPIFGMYQPDGIESFQVDGNTYYITANEGDARIRPTDDNILPAPNDGEGDIFNEESRIRDLILDPTAFPNAEELQANENLGRLTVTNTLGDTDGDGDFDQLYAYGARSFTIWDEEGQFVYDSGDQIGQITSLLTPDLFNANDGSTDEFDARSDNKGAEPESVEIGIIDGVTYGFIGLERAGGGVLVYDLSNPTAPEFIQYIRTEGDVSPEGLKFIAAADSPNSKPLLAVANEFSETVSLYEINPRPKLTTYQFDNLPSLGVSATGQEFSLGGFSGLYFTGVAANGNLTFVTHPDRGPNGDNSDAGRPFPLPDFQPEIVKFELNQNSGEITITDRIELFRADGTTPLTGLPNLQPGDPGTGYTDEFGIDALGNAVANDPFGADLEGIVVAPNGDYWMVDEYRPAIYHFNDDGVLINRFIPIGTATADGQAAGTFGTEVLPEVYAQRRGNRGFEAVALEGNKLYAFIQSAIDNPDNSGDTTSRNSRNLRIVELDVVSGQVTGEYLYLLDDITGSGSARTDKIGDAVSLGNGKFAVIERDDRSDITSNKLIYEIDLAAATNIHNSVNFNVTVNKTIEQLTEAELAAAGINPVSKTLLVNAAEIGYTGVEKLEGLALVAPNTLAILNDNDFNIIGSDNNADGSVTINFSETPIPEQLGIIELPYNIAAINEPPELVFGTPNADTLIAGVSVNGVVKFDGIQDTVFTGAGNDEVDVLFGGSLAGDNRVFTGSGEDMIDVGNGDRSFGGSGNDEIDATDAMGYRISGGTGNDTLYLGTEGRALGGEGDDIFYVQEGGNNIIAGGAGMDQFWIVNGDLPMEANTIVDFEMGTDVLGIGGQGDNFDFNGLSFSGNTIAIGGQIIAILNNVDTSNLTAADFAFI, from the coding sequence ATGACGTACCCCATTCAACTTAAAAATATTGGCACTGTAAACTTAAATGGTGCAGAAATTTCTGACTTTGACCCCAAAAGTAACCGCTTATTTGTAACTGGAGAATTAAACGATCAACCTATTTTACAAATTGTTGATGTTTCTAATCCCAATAATCCCACCGCAGTTGATCCAATTAACCTTTCTAGTTTTGGTGGAGGAATTCAAAGTGTAGCTGTTAGACCAGGAACAGGAACAGAAAATAGTATTGTTGCTGTTGCTATTTCTGCCAATGATATTACAGATCCTGGTAAAGTAGTTTTCTTTGATGCTGCTACTCTCACCCAACTTGCAGAAGTGACAGTAGGTGCTTTACCTGATATGATTACCTTCACTCCTGATGGTAGTAAATTACTTGTTGCTAACGAAGGAGAACCCAACGAAGATTATACAATTGATCCAGAAGGTTCAGTTAGTATTATTGATGTTTCTGGGGAAATTGCCAGTTTAAATAATAGTAACGTCACCACCGCTGACTTCACGGCTTTTAATGATCAGCTAGATGAATTAAGAGCGGATGGAGTGAGAATTTTTGGACCTAATGCTAGTGTTGCACAAGATTTAGAACCAGAATATATTGCAGTTTCACCTGATAATCAAACTGCTTTTATCACACTCCAAGAAAATAACGCTGTTGCAGTTCTAGATATTGCGAATGGAACTATTACCGATGTTTTACCTTTAGGTTTTAAAAACCATAGTTTAGCAGGAAATGGTCTAGATGCAAGTGATAGAGACGATACTATCAATATCCAAAATTGGCCTATTTTCGGGATGTATCAACCCGATGGAATAGAGTCTTTCCAAGTTGATGGCAATACTTATTATATCACTGCCAATGAAGGAGATGCTCGCATCCGTCCCACCGATGATAACATTTTACCTGCTCCGAATGACGGCGAAGGTGATATTTTCAATGAAGAATCAAGAATTAGGGATTTAATTTTAGATCCTACCGCTTTTCCCAATGCAGAGGAATTACAAGCTAATGAAAATTTAGGTCGTTTAACTGTTACTAATACCCTGGGAGATACAGACGGAGACGGAGATTTCGATCAGCTTTATGCTTACGGCGCTCGTTCTTTCACCATTTGGGATGAAGAAGGTCAATTTGTTTATGATAGTGGTGATCAAATAGGCCAAATTACCTCTTTACTTACACCTGATTTATTCAACGCTAATGATGGTTCTACTGATGAATTTGATGCTCGTTCTGACAATAAAGGTGCAGAACCAGAAAGTGTAGAAATCGGTATTATTGATGGTGTCACCTATGGATTTATCGGTTTAGAACGTGCTGGTGGTGGAGTATTAGTTTATGACCTCAGTAATCCCACAGCACCGGAATTTATTCAGTACATTAGAACGGAAGGTGATGTTAGTCCTGAAGGTTTAAAATTCATTGCTGCTGCTGATAGTCCTAATAGTAAACCCTTGTTAGCAGTTGCTAATGAATTTAGTGAAACTGTGAGTTTATATGAAATCAATCCCCGACCAAAATTAACAACTTATCAATTTGATAATTTACCATCTTTAGGAGTTAGTGCAACAGGTCAAGAATTTTCTTTGGGTGGGTTTTCAGGATTGTATTTTACCGGAGTTGCAGCAAACGGAAATCTCACTTTTGTTACCCATCCAGATCGTGGTCCAAATGGTGATAATTCTGATGCGGGTAGACCATTTCCTTTACCTGATTTTCAACCAGAAATAGTTAAGTTTGAACTCAATCAAAACAGTGGTGAAATTACCATTACTGATAGAATAGAACTATTCCGTGCAGATGGAACAACACCTTTAACTGGACTTCCTAATTTACAACCAGGAGATCCAGGAACAGGTTACACTGATGAATTTGGCATTGATGCTTTAGGAAATGCAGTTGCTAATGATCCTTTTGGTGCAGATTTAGAAGGAATTGTTGTAGCACCAAATGGTGATTACTGGATGGTGGATGAATACCGTCCAGCTATTTATCACTTCAACGATGATGGGGTTTTAATTAACAGATTTATCCCCATTGGAACTGCTACAGCAGATGGTCAAGCAGCAGGAACTTTTGGGACTGAAGTATTACCAGAAGTTTATGCTCAACGTCGTGGTAATCGTGGTTTTGAAGCTGTAGCTTTAGAAGGTAATAAGCTCTATGCTTTCATTCAAAGTGCGATTGATAATCCTGATAATTCGGGAGATACTACTTCTAGAAATTCCCGCAATTTAAGAATTGTAGAATTAGATGTTGTTTCTGGACAGGTAACTGGTGAATATCTCTATTTGTTAGATGATATTACAGGTAGTGGCAGTGCTAGAACTGATAAAATCGGTGATGCAGTTTCTTTAGGTAATGGTAAATTTGCTGTGATCGAAAGAGATGATAGAAGTGATATTACTTCTAATAAACTCATCTATGAAATTGATTTAGCAGCAGCTACTAATATCCATAATTCTGTTAATTTTAATGTAACAGTAAATAAAACCATTGAACAGTTAACTGAGGCAGAATTAGCTGCCGCTGGTATTAACCCAGTTAGTAAAACTTTACTGGTAAATGCAGCGGAAATTGGTTACACAGGAGTTGAAAAATTAGAAGGCTTGGCTTTAGTTGCACCTAACACTTTAGCAATTCTCAATGATAATGACTTCAACATTATTGGTAGTGATAATAATGCTGATGGTTCAGTTACCATTAACTTCTCAGAAACACCAATTCCTGAACAGTTGGGAATTATTGAATTACCCTATAACATTGCTGCAATAAATGAACCACCAGAATTAGTTTTTGGTACTCCTAATGCAGATACTTTAATTGCAGGTGTCTCAGTCAACGGAGTTGTCAAGTTCGACGGTATTCAAGATACTGTGTTTACTGGTGCTGGAAACGATGAAGTAGATGTTCTTTTTGGTGGTAGTCTTGCTGGTGATAACCGTGTCTTTACTGGTAGTGGTGAAGATATGATTGATGTAGGAAATGGCGATCGCTCCTTTGGTGGTAGTGGAAACGATGAAATAGACGCTACCGATGCTATGGGTTATCGCATTTCCGGTGGTACAGGAAATGATACCTTATACCTGGGTACTGAAGGCCGCGCTTTAGGTGGTGAGGGTGATGATATTTTCTACGTTCAAGAAGGTGGAAATAATATCATTGCTGGTGGTGCAGGTATGGATCAGTTCTGGATCGTCAACGGTGATTTACCAATGGAAGCTAACACCATTGTTGACTTTGAAATGGGTACAGATGTCTTGGGTATTGGTGGTCAAGGTGATAATTTCGACTTTAATGGTCTAAGTTTCAGTGGTAATACTATTGCAATTGGTGGTCAAATTATTGCCATTCTCAATAATGTAGATACCAGCAATTTAACTGCTGCTGATTTCGCTTTCATTTAG